Proteins encoded in a region of the Methylobacterium radiotolerans JCM 2831 genome:
- a CDS encoding TRAP transporter small permease encodes MSHGFDAATAAPEARGAEEPRLPGLLGAFDRGMRLLNRVILALGGLCLVAACLVLTHSVVVRYLLKEPTEWQDEMAVFLIIGATFLSAAGVQAKRGHVAIEALTGLLPPAANRVRLLLADLVSLAFCLFFAWKSWSLDHEAWVDGQVSQSTWGPPLWIPYTLMSVGMSLLCLQFVLQIAEALAYGPRAAGWAQPKIGLGADVNRDMHGAAEVAPRGPDPLGQTVSAKVER; translated from the coding sequence GTGAGCCACGGCTTCGACGCGGCCACGGCCGCTCCGGAGGCGCGCGGGGCCGAAGAGCCGCGCCTGCCGGGCCTCCTCGGCGCCTTCGACCGGGGCATGCGCCTCCTGAACAGGGTGATCCTGGCCCTGGGCGGTCTCTGCCTCGTGGCGGCCTGCCTCGTGCTCACCCACAGCGTCGTCGTCCGCTACCTCCTGAAGGAGCCGACGGAGTGGCAGGACGAGATGGCGGTGTTCCTGATCATCGGGGCCACCTTCCTGTCGGCGGCCGGCGTCCAGGCCAAGCGGGGGCACGTGGCGATCGAGGCGTTGACCGGTCTCCTCCCGCCGGCCGCGAACCGGGTGCGGCTCCTCCTGGCCGACCTGGTCAGCCTCGCCTTCTGCCTGTTCTTCGCGTGGAAGAGCTGGTCCCTCGATCACGAGGCCTGGGTCGACGGACAGGTCTCGCAATCGACCTGGGGGCCGCCGCTGTGGATCCCCTACACGCTCATGTCCGTCGGCATGAGCCTGCTGTGCCTCCAGTTCGTCCTGCAGATCGCGGAGGCCCTCGCCTACGGGCCGCGGGCCGCCGGATGGGCGCAGCCCAAGATCGGGCTCGGGGCCGACGTCAATCGCGACATGCACGGGGCGGCCGAGGTCGCGCCCCGAGGACCGGATCCGCTGGGTCAGACCGTTTCCGCGAAGGTTGAACGATGA
- a CDS encoding GntR family transcriptional regulator, with product MSHAQRLRQRIEDEIVSGELALGSRLDENQLAARFGVSRTPIREALLQLAVTGLVQTKPRRGAIVSAPEPHLLLAMFETMAEIEAACGRLAARRLVAEDAAALRAALEGCRAALATEDTEAYYAENYVFHTVVYRASRNAFLAEQALSLHRRLAPYRRLQLRVRQRLPQSLAEHEAIVAAIIAGDEAGAADVLRSHVIVQGDRFTDLVAGLRAPSAA from the coding sequence ATGAGCCACGCGCAGCGGCTGAGGCAGCGTATCGAGGACGAGATCGTCTCGGGCGAGCTCGCCCTGGGGTCGCGGCTCGACGAGAACCAGCTCGCGGCCCGTTTCGGGGTCTCGCGCACGCCGATCCGCGAGGCGCTGCTGCAGCTCGCCGTCACCGGGCTCGTGCAGACGAAGCCCCGGCGCGGCGCGATCGTCAGCGCCCCCGAGCCGCACCTGCTGCTCGCCATGTTCGAGACGATGGCGGAGATCGAGGCGGCGTGCGGCCGCCTCGCGGCGCGCCGCCTCGTCGCCGAGGACGCCGCCGCGCTGCGCGCCGCGCTGGAGGGCTGCCGCGCCGCCCTGGCGACCGAGGACACCGAGGCCTACTACGCCGAGAACTACGTGTTCCACACGGTGGTGTACCGCGCGAGCCGGAACGCGTTCCTGGCGGAGCAGGCGCTGTCGCTCCATCGCCGTCTCGCCCCGTACCGGCGGCTGCAGCTGCGCGTGCGCCAGCGCCTGCCGCAATCGCTGGCCGAGCACGAGGCGATCGTCGCCGCGATCATCGCGGGCGACGAGGCCGGCGCCGCGGACGTCCTCCGCAGCCACG
- the dctP gene encoding TRAP transporter substrate-binding protein DctP — protein MTPTRRSLIAATLAAPAILRFGLNSAQAATTLKLSHQFPGGTIDEGDFRDRMCRKFAKMVGERSKGALDVQVYPGSSLMKTNAQFGAMRKGALDMSLYPSPYAGGEIPELNIGLMPALVTSYAQAVAWKAAPVGRKLTEILDAKGIILVSWVWQAGGVASRERALVAPADAKGMKVRGGSREMDMMMKEAGAATLSIPSNESYAAMQTGACDAVITSSTSLISFRLEELSKALTSGRERSYWFMLEPIMMSKIVFSGLPKEQQDLIMAVGTELEAFGQSGAKEDDTRVEEIFAKAGAKVVQVDEKSLGQWRDLARNTAWKDYAAKNANCAELLKLAEQVA, from the coding sequence ATGACGCCCACTCGTCGCTCGCTGATCGCGGCCACGCTCGCGGCACCGGCCATCCTGCGGTTCGGCCTGAACAGCGCCCAGGCGGCCACGACGCTGAAGCTGTCCCACCAGTTTCCCGGCGGCACGATCGACGAGGGCGATTTCCGCGACCGCATGTGCCGGAAGTTCGCCAAGATGGTCGGCGAGCGCTCGAAGGGCGCCCTGGACGTCCAGGTCTACCCGGGCTCCTCGCTGATGAAGACGAACGCCCAGTTCGGCGCCATGCGCAAGGGCGCGCTCGACATGTCGCTCTACCCGAGCCCGTACGCGGGTGGCGAGATCCCGGAGCTCAACATCGGCCTGATGCCCGCCCTGGTGACGTCCTACGCCCAGGCGGTGGCGTGGAAGGCGGCTCCGGTCGGCCGCAAGCTCACCGAGATTCTGGACGCGAAGGGCATCATCCTGGTCTCCTGGGTCTGGCAGGCCGGCGGCGTCGCGAGCCGGGAGCGCGCCCTCGTGGCGCCGGCCGACGCCAAGGGCATGAAGGTCCGCGGCGGCTCGCGCGAGATGGACATGATGATGAAGGAGGCCGGCGCGGCCACCCTCTCGATCCCGTCGAACGAGTCCTACGCGGCGATGCAGACCGGCGCCTGCGACGCGGTGATCACCTCCTCCACGAGCCTGATCTCCTTCCGCCTGGAGGAGCTGTCCAAGGCGCTGACCTCGGGGCGCGAGCGCTCCTACTGGTTCATGCTCGAGCCGATCATGATGTCCAAGATCGTGTTCTCGGGCCTGCCGAAGGAGCAGCAGGACCTGATCATGGCGGTCGGCACGGAGCTCGAAGCCTTCGGTCAGTCCGGCGCGAAGGAGGACGACACCCGGGTCGAGGAGATCTTCGCCAAGGCCGGCGCCAAAGTCGTCCAGGTCGACGAGAAATCCCTCGGCCAGTGGCGGGATCTCGCCCGCAACACCGCCTGGAAGGATTACGCCGCCAAGAACGCGAACTGCGCGGAGCTGCTGAAGCTCGCGGAGCAGGTCGCGTGA